Proteins co-encoded in one Acidovorax sp. 69 genomic window:
- a CDS encoding TetR/AcrR family transcriptional regulator, giving the protein MTESDAEAASGALLSRAKQGRERILGAIREAAIAEFSRHGFKGASTKAIAERAGLTKPQLHYYISSKEELYEELLYSVLNGWSGAFIFDNNSDDPKKVLSSYVRKKLDYALDNPGLSRIFTTEVLGGGRNLGRYWPVAVKSTQQKVDLINRWIAEGRMRKVDAKVLLMQIWGMTQHYADYGVQVHIMLGLAPDEAIDREPVVRELTSFVLLGCGLAPD; this is encoded by the coding sequence ATGACTGAATCCGACGCCGAAGCCGCCTCCGGCGCCCTGCTCAGCCGCGCCAAACAAGGCCGTGAGCGCATCCTGGGGGCCATCCGCGAGGCGGCCATTGCCGAGTTCAGCCGCCATGGCTTCAAGGGCGCATCCACCAAGGCCATTGCCGAGCGCGCGGGCCTGACCAAGCCCCAGCTGCATTACTACATCAGCAGCAAGGAAGAGCTGTATGAAGAGCTGCTGTATTCGGTGCTCAACGGATGGTCGGGCGCTTTCATCTTTGACAACAACAGCGACGACCCCAAGAAGGTGCTGAGCAGCTACGTGCGCAAGAAACTCGACTACGCACTGGACAACCCAGGCCTGTCGCGCATCTTCACCACCGAGGTGCTGGGCGGCGGCCGCAACCTGGGCAGATACTGGCCCGTGGCCGTCAAGTCCACCCAACAGAAGGTGGACCTGATCAACCGCTGGATTGCCGAAGGCCGCATGCGCAAGGTGGACGCCAAGGTGCTGCTCATGCAGATCTGGGGCATGACGCAGCACTACGCAGACTATGGCGTGCAAGTGCACATCATGCTGGGCCTGGCGCCCGACGAAGCCATCGACCGCGAGCCCGTCGTGCGTGAACTCACCAGCTTTGTGCTGCTGGGCTGCGGCCTCGCACCAGACTAA
- a CDS encoding nucleoside deaminase, translating into MSTSPAPLEEPVLLDDTDGTYLRQAIAWSCTARARGNRPFGAVVIGADGKLLAEAYCNTTETGDCTGHAETNAVRQLSPRMDRNTLAKATLYSSAEPCVMCAGAIFWSGIGRVVFGIDAVRLRVFRGERAEQRDAELSCRDVFAASPHAIECIGPTLVEEASAPHVGFWKT; encoded by the coding sequence ATGTCCACATCCCCCGCCCCGCTTGAAGAACCTGTGCTTTTGGATGACACCGATGGCACCTATTTGCGCCAAGCCATTGCCTGGTCGTGCACAGCGCGCGCGCGCGGCAACCGGCCCTTTGGTGCGGTGGTGATCGGCGCCGACGGCAAGCTGCTGGCCGAGGCCTATTGCAACACCACCGAAACCGGCGACTGCACCGGCCACGCCGAGACCAACGCCGTGCGCCAGCTCAGCCCCCGCATGGACCGCAACACGCTGGCCAAGGCCACGCTCTATTCGTCGGCAGAGCCTTGTGTGATGTGTGCAGGAGCCATCTTCTGGTCTGGCATCGGGCGCGTGGTGTTTGGCATTGATGCTGTGCGCCTGCGCGTTTTTCGGGGTGAGCGCGCCGAACAACGCGACGCCGAGCTGTCGTGCCGCGACGTGTTTGCGGCCTCGCCCCACGCCATTGAATGCATCGGCCCGACGCTGGTGGAAGAAGCCAGCGCACCCCATGTCGGGTTCTGGAAAACCTGA
- a CDS encoding 2Fe-2S iron-sulfur cluster binding domain-containing protein has product MQTAPDTATTAETASAEHRFELILQRSQMRLPVAPGESIADVLQLAGVALETLCEQGMCGTCVTRWLDGEPDHRDSCLSADEQRTHVAVCCARCHSPTLTLDL; this is encoded by the coding sequence ATGCAGACAGCCCCTGACACAGCCACCACAGCCGAGACTGCCAGCGCGGAACACCGGTTCGAGCTGATCCTGCAGCGCAGCCAGATGCGCCTGCCCGTTGCACCTGGCGAGAGCATCGCCGACGTCTTGCAGCTCGCTGGCGTGGCGCTGGAGACGCTGTGCGAGCAGGGCATGTGCGGCACCTGCGTGACCCGCTGGCTGGACGGCGAGCCCGACCACCGCGACAGCTGTCTGAGCGCCGACGAACAGCGCACCCACGTGGCGGTGTGCTGCGCACGTTGCCACAGCCCCACGCTCACGCTCGACCTCTAG
- a CDS encoding RidA family protein → MTATPSTTGTTGTAPGIAQPLARYAAWRRAGDFIYLSGVIAVDPAASRIVRGYADIPDEAATLIGRTGEFSSDIKEGPILAQSWYVLDRIRLTMEAAGGQMSDVFKLVQYFKNLDHFPQYSRVRKLFFPGEPPASTVVEVSGMLPTPDILIEVEATAYLPLH, encoded by the coding sequence ATGACCGCCACACCATCCACCACTGGCACCACTGGCACCGCGCCAGGCATTGCCCAGCCCCTGGCCCGCTACGCCGCCTGGCGCCGCGCGGGCGACTTCATTTACCTCAGCGGCGTCATCGCCGTGGACCCTGCGGCCAGCCGCATCGTGCGCGGCTATGCCGACATTCCTGACGAAGCCGCCACGCTGATCGGCCGCACCGGCGAGTTCAGCAGCGACATCAAAGAGGGCCCCATCCTCGCGCAGAGCTGGTACGTGCTCGACCGTATTCGTCTGACCATGGAAGCCGCGGGCGGCCAGATGTCGGACGTGTTCAAGCTCGTGCAGTACTTCAAGAACCTGGACCACTTCCCCCAGTACAGCCGCGTGCGCAAGCTGTTCTTCCCGGGCGAGCCGCCGGCCTCCACCGTGGTGGAGGTCTCAGGCATGTTGCCGACCCCCGACATTCTCATCGAGGTAGAGGCCACCGCCTATCTCCCTCTGCACTAA
- the otnK gene encoding 3-oxo-tetronate kinase — protein MTRARALLGCIADDFTGATDLANNLVRAGMRVVQAMGVPTAPLDTEADAIVVALKSRTIPKDAAIAQSLAALQWLQAQGAEQIYFKYCSTFDSTAEGNIGPVTDALMQALGTDFTIATPAFPDNKRTVFKGYLFVGDVLLSESGMQNHPLTPMADPNLVRVLQAQTASRVGLIDHSVVAQGEAAIRARIDQLKAEGVRMAVVDAVSNADLLRLGPALKGMPLVTAGSGVAIGLPGNFGVAPSNEAARLPAAQGLQAIVSGSCSVATNQQVMDFIKAGQPALAIDPLRIAAGVDVAAEALVWAEGHIGQGPVLVYSTAEPSAVRAIQGKLGSDKAGAMVEDTIAAIARGLVQRGVRQLIVAGGETSGACVQALGITQMRIGGQIDPGVPWCHAVAPDAKDGLHITLKSGNFGSTDFFTKAFAQLQA, from the coding sequence ATGACGCGCGCACGTGCACTTTTGGGCTGCATTGCCGACGACTTCACCGGCGCGACCGACCTGGCCAACAACCTGGTGCGTGCCGGCATGCGCGTGGTACAGGCCATGGGCGTGCCCACGGCCCCGTTGGATACCGAGGCCGATGCCATCGTGGTCGCGCTCAAGTCGCGCACCATTCCCAAAGACGCAGCCATCGCCCAGTCGCTGGCCGCGCTGCAGTGGCTCCAGGCGCAGGGCGCCGAGCAGATCTACTTCAAGTACTGCTCCACGTTTGACAGCACGGCCGAGGGCAATATCGGCCCCGTGACCGATGCGCTGATGCAGGCCCTGGGCACCGATTTCACCATCGCCACGCCCGCCTTCCCCGACAACAAGCGCACCGTGTTCAAGGGCTACCTGTTTGTGGGCGATGTGCTGCTGAGCGAGAGCGGCATGCAGAACCACCCGCTCACGCCCATGGCCGACCCCAACCTGGTGCGCGTGCTGCAAGCGCAGACCGCAAGCCGCGTGGGCTTGATTGACCACAGCGTGGTGGCGCAGGGCGAGGCCGCCATCCGCGCACGCATCGATCAACTGAAGGCCGAGGGTGTGCGCATGGCCGTGGTCGATGCGGTGTCGAACGCCGACCTTCTGCGCCTGGGCCCGGCGCTCAAGGGCATGCCGCTGGTCACCGCGGGCTCAGGCGTGGCCATTGGCCTGCCGGGCAACTTTGGCGTGGCGCCCAGCAACGAGGCAGCCCGCCTGCCCGCCGCTCAAGGGTTGCAGGCCATCGTGTCGGGCAGCTGCTCGGTGGCCACCAACCAGCAGGTGATGGATTTCATCAAAGCGGGCCAACCCGCCCTGGCCATCGACCCGCTGCGCATCGCCGCAGGCGTGGACGTGGCCGCCGAAGCGCTGGTATGGGCGGAAGGCCACATCGGCCAAGGCCCGGTGCTGGTGTATTCCACCGCCGAGCCATCGGCTGTGCGCGCCATACAGGGCAAGCTGGGGTCTGACAAGGCCGGTGCCATGGTGGAAGACACCATTGCGGCCATTGCACGTGGCCTGGTGCAGCGCGGCGTGCGCCAGCTCATCGTGGCGGGCGGTGAAACCTCGGGGGCCTGCGTGCAGGCCTTGGGCATCACGCAAATGCGCATTGGCGGTCAGATCGACCCCGGCGTGCCGTGGTGCCATGCCGTGGCCCCCGATGCGAAGGACGGCCTGCACATCACGCTGAAATCGGGCAACTTTGGCAGCACCGATTTCTTCACCAAGGCTTTTGCACAATTGCAGGCATGA
- a CDS encoding VOC family protein — protein sequence MKLWFNLLCRDIDAQLQFYQTLLQLPEAAGTRSAIYRAVETEHFQLGFNAHEAYALLGVADRQPDAAVRPPRSVTGYATFMLDTADAVEAAGVKVTALGGQIIKPPYATYYGQWQAVLADPEDNVFRVSAMGGPRNAV from the coding sequence ATGAAGCTCTGGTTCAACTTGCTGTGCCGTGACATCGATGCACAACTGCAGTTTTATCAAACCCTGCTGCAGTTGCCCGAGGCTGCGGGTACACGCTCGGCCATCTACCGTGCGGTGGAGACAGAGCACTTTCAGCTCGGTTTCAACGCGCACGAGGCCTATGCCCTGCTGGGCGTTGCCGACCGACAACCCGACGCGGCGGTACGGCCACCGCGCAGCGTGACGGGCTACGCCACTTTCATGCTGGACACGGCGGATGCCGTGGAGGCGGCAGGGGTGAAGGTGACAGCCCTGGGAGGGCAGATCATCAAGCCGCCCTACGCCACCTACTACGGCCAGTGGCAGGCGGTGCTGGCCGACCCGGAGGACAACGTGTTCCGCGTCAGTGCCATGGGTGGGCCGCGCAACGCCGTGTGA
- a CDS encoding isopenicillin N synthase family oxygenase produces MGIPLIDLSGALQSGAPHSPAVTAVATQLRQACMGTGFFYVLNHGVPTEVIARQFALAQQFFDLPLADKEAISLHRSPSMRGYESLGGQTLDASARPDLKESFYCGLDYAADHPYVQRGYHSYGCNQWPEALPDLAVHSRTYIAALQQLALRLMQLLALSLHLPEDFFDHTHQSPMLTLRLLRYPPHPEGADALTFGAGEHTDWGAITLLAQDRHGGLEVKLPDGEWAAATPVDGALVVNLGDMIPRWTNGLYRSNPHRVRNVHSGDAPRHSIPFFYTPDYEAQVVPVPTCVPAGEAPRFEPCTVGEHLQAMYRKTYGMGHATTSASAAVMA; encoded by the coding sequence ATGGGCATCCCCCTCATCGACCTCAGCGGGGCGCTGCAGTCTGGTGCGCCCCACAGCCCGGCCGTAACTGCTGTGGCGACCCAGCTGCGCCAGGCCTGCATGGGCACTGGCTTCTTCTACGTGCTGAACCATGGCGTTCCAACAGAAGTCATCGCGCGCCAGTTTGCCCTGGCGCAGCAGTTCTTCGATCTGCCGCTGGCGGACAAAGAAGCCATCTCGCTGCACCGTTCGCCCTCCATGCGTGGCTACGAAAGCCTGGGTGGGCAGACGTTGGACGCCAGCGCTCGCCCGGACCTCAAGGAAAGTTTTTACTGCGGTCTGGATTACGCGGCCGACCACCCCTATGTGCAGCGCGGCTACCACTCTTACGGCTGCAACCAGTGGCCCGAAGCGCTGCCCGACCTGGCCGTACACAGCCGCACCTACATCGCCGCCCTGCAGCAGTTGGCGCTGCGGCTGATGCAGTTGCTAGCGCTGTCCCTTCACCTTCCGGAAGACTTCTTTGACCACACGCACCAGAGTCCCATGCTCACCCTGCGCCTGCTGCGCTACCCGCCGCACCCCGAGGGCGCCGATGCGTTGACCTTTGGCGCGGGCGAACACACCGACTGGGGCGCGATCACCCTGCTGGCGCAAGACCGCCACGGCGGGCTGGAGGTGAAGCTGCCCGATGGCGAATGGGCAGCGGCCACGCCGGTGGACGGAGCGCTGGTGGTGAACCTGGGTGACATGATCCCGCGCTGGACCAATGGGCTGTACCGCTCCAACCCGCACCGCGTGCGCAATGTGCACAGTGGCGACGCACCACGCCACTCCATTCCGTTCTTCTACACGCCCGACTACGAAGCGCAGGTGGTGCCTGTGCCCACCTGCGTTCCCGCAGGCGAGGCACCGCGCTTTGAACCCTGCACCGTGGGCGAGCACTTGCAGGCGATGTACCGCAAGACCTACGGCATGGGGCACGCCACCACTTCGGCCAGCGCAGCGGTGATGGCATGA
- a CDS encoding NAD(P)H-dependent oxidoreductase translates to MRILVIYCHPVETSYNAALHTEVVQQLRGAGHEVDDCDLYAEGFNPVMTREERLGYHEVPSNQLPVQGYVDRLLKAEAVVFCFPTWCFGMPAMLKGFFDRVLMPGVAFDISDPHNVKPSLTHIKRISAVVTYGRPRWTALFMGDPPRKSITRYMRLLTGGKARVDYHAYYHMNVATPPRLADFKARVGQAMARFA, encoded by the coding sequence ATGCGCATCCTCGTGATCTATTGCCACCCGGTAGAGACCAGCTACAACGCCGCCCTGCATACCGAGGTGGTGCAGCAGTTGCGCGGCGCGGGCCATGAGGTGGACGACTGCGACCTGTACGCCGAGGGCTTCAACCCCGTGATGACTCGCGAGGAACGCCTGGGCTACCACGAGGTACCGAGCAACCAATTGCCTGTGCAGGGCTATGTAGACCGCCTGCTGAAGGCCGAGGCCGTGGTGTTCTGCTTTCCCACCTGGTGCTTTGGCATGCCGGCCATGCTCAAGGGCTTCTTCGACCGGGTGCTGATGCCCGGCGTGGCCTTCGACATCAGCGACCCGCACAACGTCAAGCCCTCGCTCACGCACATCAAGCGCATCTCGGCTGTGGTCACCTATGGCCGCCCGCGCTGGACAGCGCTGTTCATGGGCGACCCTCCCCGCAAGTCCATCACCCGCTACATGCGCCTGCTCACGGGTGGCAAGGCGCGGGTGGACTACCACGCCTACTACCACATGAACGTGGCCACGCCACCCCGTCTGGCGGACTTCAAGGCCCGCGTGGGGCAGGCCATGGCCCGCTTTGCGTAA
- a CDS encoding amidohydrolase family protein: MHASNTPDHILRARLPRWLLPTQWPQQGHQPALADLHLAQGRVVHVQPHGTAPDPQGTRWDVAGALVLPGLVDAHTHLDKAFTLPRMGVVQPGLLGAIDAMMVDRLGWTEADIHARASRALQWACEAGTVHLRTHCDWWEPEAQPLAWNVLRALAHDWADRITLERVSLIPLHLYANRSTAMRLAATVADSGGGALLGGFVHSTNWDPQALRHLFEAAQHHGLNVDLHVDEELHPGAKGLATTAALLKELRFEGHVVCGHTCALAAQDEATALATLDAVAQSPITLVTLPITNLLLQDATTGRTPRQRGLTLVKEARARDIPVLVASDNVQDPFCPVGSFDPLEALATGVLAAQLDAPFDQWSESLCRADWLRTGPAALPLQPGTVADLLVFTQADHWGFPSRAQGRVVLRQGRVASGHAPAAWHVPTPQLTRSPA, translated from the coding sequence ATGCACGCATCCAACACGCCCGACCACATCCTGCGCGCCCGGCTGCCGCGCTGGCTTCTACCCACGCAATGGCCCCAACAGGGCCACCAACCCGCGCTGGCCGACCTGCATCTGGCCCAGGGCCGCGTGGTGCACGTGCAGCCCCACGGCACGGCACCCGATCCGCAAGGCACCCGGTGGGACGTGGCCGGTGCCCTGGTTCTGCCCGGCCTGGTGGACGCCCACACACACCTCGACAAAGCCTTCACCCTGCCGCGCATGGGTGTCGTCCAACCCGGCCTGCTGGGCGCCATCGACGCGATGATGGTAGACCGCTTGGGATGGACCGAGGCCGACATCCACGCCCGCGCCAGCCGCGCGCTGCAATGGGCCTGCGAGGCCGGCACAGTGCACCTGCGCACCCACTGCGACTGGTGGGAGCCTGAGGCCCAGCCCTTGGCCTGGAACGTATTGCGCGCACTCGCCCACGACTGGGCCGACCGCATCACGTTGGAGCGCGTGAGCCTGATCCCCCTGCACCTGTACGCCAACCGCAGCACCGCCATGCGCCTGGCTGCCACCGTGGCTGACAGCGGCGGCGGCGCCCTGCTGGGTGGCTTCGTGCATTCCACCAACTGGGACCCACAGGCCTTGCGCCATTTGTTCGAGGCCGCGCAACACCACGGCCTGAACGTGGACCTGCATGTGGACGAAGAGCTGCACCCCGGCGCCAAAGGACTGGCCACCACGGCCGCGCTGCTCAAGGAGCTGAGGTTCGAAGGCCATGTGGTCTGCGGCCACACCTGCGCCCTGGCTGCGCAGGACGAGGCGACCGCCCTGGCAACGCTGGACGCTGTGGCGCAAAGCCCCATCACGCTGGTCACGCTACCCATCACCAACCTGCTGCTGCAGGACGCCACCACTGGCCGCACACCCCGCCAGCGTGGCCTCACCCTGGTGAAGGAAGCGCGCGCACGCGACATTCCCGTGCTGGTGGCCAGCGACAACGTGCAAGACCCGTTCTGCCCGGTGGGCAGCTTTGACCCGCTGGAGGCCCTGGCCACCGGCGTGCTGGCGGCGCAGCTCGACGCGCCGTTCGACCAGTGGAGCGAATCACTGTGCCGAGCCGACTGGCTGCGCACGGGCCCTGCGGCACTGCCCCTGCAGCCCGGCACTGTGGCCGACCTGCTGGTCTTCACCCAAGCCGACCACTGGGGCTTTCCGTCGCGTGCACAAGGCCGCGTGGTGCTGCGCCAGGGCCGCGTCGCCAGCGGCCATGCACCCGCCGCCTGGCATGTGCCCACACCCCAGTTGACAAGGAGCCCGGCATGA
- the ltnD gene encoding L-threonate dehydrogenase — MTQPTVGIIGLGAMGAGIAKTLRNNGFAIHVCDVRPGVAEAFVAEGGTAHATTAALAAVSDVVVSVVVNAAQTESVLFGENGAAAAMRPGSTFVMCSTVDPSWSVALEARLNALGLHYVDAPISGGAAKAASGQMTMMTSAQPEAYAAANAVLDGMAGKVYRLGDKAGAGSKVKIINQLLAGVHIAVAAEAMALGLREGVDAAALYEVITNSAGNSWMFENRMAHVLAGDYTPLSAVDIFVKDLGLVLDTARASKFPLPLAATAHQMFMQASTAGFAKEDDSAVIKIFPGITLPEGKEKKA; from the coding sequence ATGACCCAACCCACCGTAGGCATCATCGGCCTGGGCGCCATGGGCGCCGGCATTGCCAAAACCTTGCGCAACAACGGCTTCGCCATCCACGTGTGCGACGTGCGCCCCGGCGTGGCCGAAGCCTTTGTGGCCGAAGGCGGCACCGCACACGCCACCACGGCGGCCCTGGCGGCAGTGAGCGATGTGGTCGTGTCGGTGGTGGTCAACGCCGCGCAGACCGAGAGCGTGCTGTTTGGTGAGAACGGTGCAGCAGCTGCCATGCGCCCTGGCAGCACCTTCGTGATGTGCTCCACCGTGGATCCTAGCTGGTCAGTGGCCCTTGAAGCGCGCCTGAATGCGCTGGGCCTGCACTACGTGGACGCACCCATCTCCGGCGGCGCTGCCAAGGCGGCATCGGGCCAGATGACCATGATGACCTCGGCCCAACCCGAGGCCTATGCCGCCGCCAACGCCGTACTCGACGGCATGGCAGGCAAGGTGTACCGCCTGGGGGACAAGGCGGGCGCGGGCAGCAAGGTCAAGATCATCAACCAGCTGCTGGCCGGTGTGCACATTGCCGTGGCCGCCGAAGCCATGGCCCTGGGCTTGCGCGAAGGGGTGGATGCTGCTGCGTTGTACGAAGTGATCACAAACAGCGCAGGCAACAGCTGGATGTTTGAAAACCGCATGGCCCATGTGCTGGCGGGCGACTACACGCCGCTGTCGGCTGTCGATATCTTTGTGAAGGACCTGGGCCTGGTGCTGGACACCGCCCGCGCCAGCAAATTCCCCCTGCCGCTGGCCGCCACCGCACACCAGATGTTCATGCAGGCATCGACCGCAGGCTTTGCCAAGGAAGATGACAGCGCCGTGATCAAGATCTTCCCTGGCATCACCCTGCCCGAAGGGAAGGAGAAAAAGGCATGA
- the otnI gene encoding 2-oxo-tetronate isomerase, whose amino-acid sequence MPRFAANLSMLYNDVDFLDRFAAAAHDGFKAVEYLFPYAYPAQELAARLQAHGLQQVLFNAPPGDWDAGERGLASLPGREAEFRQGITKAVEYAQALKCPRIHVMAGLVPQGADAATVRATYIANVGYAAEQAAPHGIQILLEPINGRDMPGFFLSRQDQAHALIAEIGAANVKVQMDLYHCQIVEGDLAMKIRQYLPTGNVGHLQIAGVPERHEPDVGELNYTYLFKLLDSLGYDGWIGCEYRPARGAAAHATSDGLGWLKPWL is encoded by the coding sequence ATGCCCCGCTTTGCCGCCAATTTGTCCATGCTCTACAACGACGTGGACTTTCTAGACCGCTTTGCCGCTGCCGCCCACGACGGCTTCAAGGCGGTGGAATACCTCTTCCCCTATGCCTACCCCGCCCAAGAGCTGGCCGCACGCCTGCAGGCCCACGGCCTGCAGCAGGTGCTGTTCAACGCCCCGCCCGGAGACTGGGACGCCGGTGAGCGCGGCCTGGCCAGCCTGCCGGGGCGCGAAGCCGAGTTCCGCCAAGGCATCACCAAGGCCGTTGAATACGCCCAGGCCCTGAAGTGCCCCCGCATCCATGTGATGGCAGGCCTGGTGCCGCAGGGCGCAGATGCCGCCACCGTGCGTGCCACCTACATCGCCAACGTGGGCTACGCCGCCGAGCAGGCTGCGCCCCACGGCATCCAGATCCTTCTGGAACCCATCAATGGCCGCGACATGCCCGGCTTCTTCCTGAGCCGCCAGGACCAGGCCCACGCACTGATCGCGGAGATCGGTGCGGCGAATGTGAAAGTGCAGATGGACCTGTACCACTGCCAGATTGTGGAAGGCGACCTCGCCATGAAAATCCGCCAGTACCTGCCCACCGGCAACGTCGGGCACCTGCAGATCGCTGGCGTGCCCGAGCGCCACGAGCCCGATGTGGGCGAGCTGAACTACACCTACCTGTTTAAGCTGCTCGACAGCCTGGGGTATGACGGCTGGATTGGCTGCGAATACCGCCCGGCCCGCGGCGCCGCTGCGCACGCCACCTCGGATGGATTGGGCTGGCTCAAGCCCTGGCTGTAA
- a CDS encoding ABC transporter substrate-binding protein, protein MQRRSLIRATGAAALLYATPFVRAQGNLQKFKFNLGWKIEASGAGFLLAQQRGYYKDAGLDVAVDTGNGSASAISLVAGGAYDVASADLSTMIEFNTANPQAKLAAVAIQYDLNPNSVMVRKDGAIKKPTDLAGKTILGQPFNASRKLFPAFAKAQGFDGSTVKWENVAPDIGDTRFVKGDFDAAAYFFFTGLLNLKARGLGPDQITVFRFSDYGLKSYGNGLIANAKSMQENPEAMKAFVKATTRGWVDAIADPRAGAAAIKAREPLANEEIEFERLQLIVDGTMKTAETRANGWGAATATRLQATIDETVAAFGLKSTLAVADIWTDRFLPTAADRKLKA, encoded by the coding sequence ATGCAACGCCGTTCCCTTATCCGCGCCACCGGCGCCGCCGCCCTGCTGTACGCCACACCCTTTGTGCGCGCCCAGGGCAATCTGCAGAAATTCAAGTTCAACCTGGGTTGGAAAATCGAGGCCTCGGGCGCAGGTTTTTTGCTCGCGCAGCAACGTGGCTACTACAAGGACGCCGGGCTGGATGTGGCCGTCGACACGGGCAACGGCTCGGCATCGGCGATCAGTCTCGTGGCAGGTGGTGCGTATGACGTGGCATCGGCCGACCTCTCGACCATGATCGAGTTCAACACGGCCAACCCGCAGGCCAAGCTGGCGGCCGTGGCCATCCAGTACGACCTGAACCCCAATTCGGTCATGGTGCGCAAGGACGGCGCCATCAAGAAGCCCACCGACCTCGCGGGCAAGACCATCCTGGGCCAGCCCTTCAACGCCTCGCGCAAACTGTTTCCGGCCTTTGCCAAGGCGCAGGGCTTTGATGGCAGCACGGTGAAATGGGAGAACGTTGCGCCCGACATCGGCGACACGCGGTTCGTCAAAGGCGACTTCGATGCCGCTGCGTACTTCTTCTTTACCGGTCTGCTCAACCTGAAGGCGCGGGGTCTGGGACCCGATCAGATCACGGTCTTCCGCTTTTCGGACTACGGCCTCAAGTCGTACGGCAACGGGCTGATCGCCAACGCCAAGAGCATGCAGGAAAACCCCGAGGCCATGAAGGCGTTCGTGAAAGCCACCACGCGCGGCTGGGTCGATGCGATTGCCGACCCGCGTGCAGGGGCTGCAGCCATCAAGGCGCGCGAGCCGCTGGCCAATGAAGAGATCGAATTCGAGCGCCTGCAGCTCATCGTGGACGGCACGATGAAAACCGCTGAGACACGCGCCAACGGCTGGGGCGCTGCCACTGCCACACGCCTGCAGGCCACCATCGACGAGACCGTGGCGGCCTTTGGCCTCAAGAGCACTCTGGCGGTGGCTGACATCTGGACCGACCGCTTCCTGCCCACAGCGGCCGATCGCAAGCTCAAGGCCTGA
- a CDS encoding aldolase — protein sequence MDESEARAEICRVGRSLFERGYVHATAGNISVRLADGYLITPTDACLGTLQPERLARLDAQGQQVAGDRASKTIALHRQIYEASANTKAPARCVIHTHSTHLVACSLQADTAAGGQLAPDAQLLPPITPYFVMKVGRVPHIPYHRPGDAAAAALVAQTITRYATQGSPVRAVMLARLGPNVWHDTPAAAMAVLEELEETARLWLLCQPRPAPLTEPQIEELRHTFGAQW from the coding sequence ATGGATGAAAGCGAAGCCCGCGCCGAAATCTGCCGCGTGGGCCGCAGCCTGTTTGAGCGCGGCTACGTGCACGCCACCGCGGGCAACATCAGTGTGCGCCTGGCCGATGGCTATCTCATCACCCCCACCGATGCGTGCCTGGGCACGCTGCAGCCCGAGCGGCTGGCACGGCTGGACGCGCAAGGCCAGCAGGTGGCTGGCGACCGGGCCAGCAAGACGATTGCGCTGCACCGGCAGATCTACGAAGCCTCTGCAAACACCAAAGCGCCCGCACGCTGCGTGATCCACACGCACAGCACGCACCTGGTGGCTTGCTCGCTGCAAGCCGACACCGCTGCAGGCGGCCAGCTGGCGCCCGATGCCCAATTGCTGCCGCCCATCACGCCCTACTTTGTGATGAAAGTGGGCCGCGTGCCGCACATCCCTTACCACCGCCCCGGAGACGCCGCAGCGGCGGCGCTGGTGGCGCAGACGATCACCCGGTACGCCACTCAAGGCAGCCCTGTGCGCGCCGTGATGCTGGCACGCCTGGGGCCCAACGTGTGGCACGACACGCCCGCCGCCGCCATGGCCGTGCTGGAAGAGCTGGAAGAAACCGCGCGTCTGTGGCTGCTGTGCCAGCCCCGGCCTGCGCCGCTGACCGAGCCCCAGATCGAAGAACTGCGCCATACCTTTGGCGCCCAGTGGTAA